In Corynebacterium endometrii, one DNA window encodes the following:
- a CDS encoding trypsin-like serine peptidase, which yields MGVFNAYTGFEPVRLSSGKTYCSGTLIAADLSAHEAVETNLVLTCAHFFRNIKKSGYLVHSQRYPHAEERWKRRVHQVRTIDGTDIAVVRFSRAITAATPALGSGRVLPGTAVTTIGFGGHRNHADTRPGHVILPLPLAVSNTGETRVRHAGIVFNAPRAVKGDSGGPTFARGRVVGVQSLVFDPFGRNLGFATISLLAPHIPAIRAACSALLA from the coding sequence ATGGGAGTATTTAACGCTTACACAGGCTTTGAACCGGTGCGGCTTAGTTCGGGCAAGACGTACTGCTCAGGCACCCTAATCGCGGCGGATCTCAGCGCTCATGAAGCAGTTGAAACGAACCTGGTTTTAACGTGCGCCCACTTTTTCCGCAACATTAAAAAATCCGGATATCTGGTCCATTCTCAGAGATACCCCCACGCCGAGGAGCGCTGGAAAAGGCGCGTCCATCAAGTGCGCACCATCGATGGCACGGATATTGCCGTAGTGCGATTCTCGCGGGCGATCACAGCCGCAACCCCCGCGCTTGGTTCCGGGCGGGTGTTGCCGGGGACCGCGGTGACCACCATCGGGTTCGGCGGCCACCGCAATCATGCGGACACCCGGCCGGGGCACGTCATCCTCCCCTTGCCCCTCGCGGTATCGAACACAGGGGAAACTCGCGTGCGCCATGCGGGAATAGTCTTTAACGCGCCACGGGCGGTCAAAGGCGATTCCGGTGGCCCTACTTTCGCACGGGGAAGGGTTGTGGGCGTCCAGTCCTTAGTCTTTGACCCATTCGGCCGCAACCTCGGATTCGCCACGATCAGCCTATTAGCGCCGCATATTCCGGCTATCCGGGCGGCGTGTTCCGCGTTACTGGCGTAA
- the tatA gene encoding Sec-independent protein translocase subunit TatA gives MNPGPWEIAAIILLVVLLFGAKKLPELARSVGRSMRIFKSEVKELNNDDAQAQQQGQIAPPVQQPNQFDAAAQPNYGQQQAPQPQQGYNQQVAPESGQGYPQQQPQQPQQGYPHNPQNPQQ, from the coding sequence ATGAACCCCGGACCTTGGGAAATCGCTGCGATCATTTTGCTCGTAGTGTTACTCTTTGGCGCTAAGAAATTGCCGGAGTTGGCGCGTTCTGTGGGCCGCTCCATGCGCATTTTCAAGTCTGAAGTCAAAGAGCTGAATAATGATGATGCTCAGGCTCAGCAGCAGGGACAGATTGCGCCGCCAGTCCAGCAGCCCAACCAGTTTGATGCGGCCGCTCAGCCTAATTACGGCCAGCAGCAGGCACCACAGCCGCAACAGGGTTACAACCAGCAGGTTGCGCCGGAGTCCGGCCAGGGATACCCGCAGCAGCAACCACAGCAGCCGCAACAGGGATACCCGCACAACCCTCAGAACCCGCAGCAGTAA
- the tatC gene encoding twin-arginine translocase subunit TatC, which produces MTLVEHLQELRRRLVISVLALVLGTIVGFIWYQTAPFGISPLGEILRGPYCSLPAEKRAVFSPDGECRLLATAPFEMFLLRLKVAALAGVVLSSPVWLYQLWAFITPGLHKNERRYTLTFVSMAVALFVVGAILAYLVVSVGLEFLLSMGDEYQTAALTGERYFNFLLGLLVVFGVSFELPLIIAMLNVVGILAYETVKDKRRLIAVALMAFAAFMTPGQDPFSMLALWASMCVLVEISFQFCRINDKRRNRERPDWLDVDDESASPAVRPSGPVSPPSPVGSSTPVAPVGFQPPSPRSLRGGSQRPPRTAPTQRPPRTQPVSRLGGGDVSPAQRHTPQQGPGPGIFDDVL; this is translated from the coding sequence ATGACGCTGGTGGAGCACCTTCAGGAGCTGCGCCGCCGATTGGTTATCTCCGTGCTGGCATTGGTGCTTGGCACGATCGTGGGGTTCATCTGGTACCAAACGGCGCCCTTCGGCATTTCTCCTTTGGGCGAGATATTGCGTGGCCCATATTGCTCACTGCCGGCGGAAAAACGCGCCGTGTTCTCCCCGGATGGTGAATGCAGGCTGCTGGCTACCGCGCCCTTCGAGATGTTCCTGCTGCGCTTGAAGGTGGCGGCCTTGGCCGGGGTGGTTTTGTCTTCTCCCGTCTGGCTCTACCAGTTGTGGGCCTTCATCACCCCCGGACTGCATAAGAACGAGCGGCGCTACACGCTAACTTTCGTATCAATGGCAGTGGCGCTTTTTGTTGTTGGCGCGATTCTCGCCTACCTGGTGGTCTCCGTAGGTTTGGAGTTCTTGCTCTCCATGGGCGATGAATACCAAACGGCTGCGCTGACCGGCGAGCGATACTTCAATTTCCTGCTGGGGCTCTTGGTTGTCTTCGGTGTGAGCTTCGAGCTCCCTCTCATTATCGCGATGCTCAACGTCGTGGGCATCCTGGCCTACGAGACCGTCAAGGATAAGCGCCGGCTCATCGCAGTGGCGCTGATGGCGTTTGCCGCATTCATGACGCCGGGGCAGGATCCGTTTTCCATGCTCGCACTGTGGGCCAGCATGTGTGTATTAGTGGAAATCTCCTTCCAATTCTGCAGGATCAATGACAAGCGGCGAAACCGCGAACGCCCGGATTGGCTAGACGTTGATGATGAGAGCGCATCGCCAGCCGTGCGGCCCTCGGGTCCCGTTAGCCCACCGAGCCCGGTCGGCTCCTCCACGCCAGTGGCTCCAGTAGGCTTCCAGCCGCCTTCGCCGCGTTCTCTGCGCGGTGGATCGCAACGACCCCCGCGCACCGCCCCCACTCAGCGCCCGCCACGCACTCAGCCGGTAAGTAGACTCGGTGGTGGTGATGTTTCCCCGGCGCAGCGGCACACCCCGCAGCAGGGCCCCGGCCCCGGAATCTTTGATGACGTGCTCTAA
- a CDS encoding M24 family metallopeptidase — protein sequence MSESLTPFPPSVYQQRLDRAQKLASQAGIDALLIGTGADFAYLTGSWVSSHERLTVLVIPADGEVRVVAPGTDKTTLDNSPIPELAVTVVGWNDGEDAHGMAIEPLSNPSTIAVSGGLSADHLLAFQGMESMAETRWVLASEVLSELFTVKDEAEIEQLSSAGRAIDAVHARVPGLLRAGRTEAEVAEDIAELILEHHSAIDFIIVGSGPNGANPHHSYSDRVLSDGDPVVVDIGGTYGAGYHSDCTRTYVVGGDLSGAPRDFIEAYGHLEQAQSAAREQARPGVSAESVDAAARRHLEKAGYGDWFIHRTGHGIGLSTHEEPFIMLGNTLELAPGMAFSIEPGIYKPGEWGMRLEDIVVITDEGYESLNTSPRELR from the coding sequence ATGTCTGAATCTCTAACGCCTTTTCCTCCGTCCGTTTACCAGCAACGCCTAGACCGCGCACAGAAGCTAGCCAGCCAGGCGGGAATCGACGCATTGCTCATCGGAACAGGAGCGGATTTCGCCTACCTCACAGGTTCGTGGGTTTCGTCCCATGAGCGTTTGACCGTTTTGGTCATTCCTGCGGACGGGGAGGTGAGGGTAGTAGCGCCGGGTACGGATAAGACCACGCTAGACAACTCGCCGATTCCGGAATTGGCCGTGACGGTCGTGGGGTGGAACGACGGGGAGGACGCTCATGGTATGGCCATCGAGCCGCTGAGCAATCCGTCCACGATCGCGGTTTCCGGTGGGCTTAGCGCGGACCACCTCCTCGCCTTTCAGGGCATGGAGTCGATGGCGGAGACGCGATGGGTTCTGGCCTCCGAGGTTCTTTCGGAACTATTTACCGTTAAGGATGAGGCGGAGATAGAACAGCTAAGCTCCGCTGGCCGAGCTATCGACGCGGTCCATGCGAGGGTTCCTGGGTTGCTGCGTGCCGGGCGCACCGAGGCGGAAGTCGCCGAGGACATTGCGGAACTTATCCTCGAACACCACAGCGCGATTGATTTCATCATCGTGGGATCCGGACCTAACGGCGCCAATCCGCACCACAGTTATTCCGATAGAGTCTTAAGCGATGGGGACCCAGTCGTAGTAGACATCGGGGGAACCTACGGAGCGGGTTACCACTCTGATTGCACCCGAACTTACGTTGTGGGTGGCGATCTTAGTGGAGCGCCCCGGGATTTCATCGAAGCATACGGGCATCTGGAGCAGGCCCAATCCGCGGCGCGAGAGCAGGCTCGCCCCGGGGTTAGCGCCGAATCGGTCGATGCTGCGGCGCGTAGGCACTTAGAGAAAGCAGGCTATGGCGACTGGTTCATCCATCGAACGGGGCACGGCATTGGGCTTTCGACCCATGAGGAGCCGTTCATCATGCTGGGAAACACCCTTGAACTCGCACCCGGAATGGCCTTTTCGATTGAACCAGGCATCTACAAGCCGGGCGAATGGGGTATGCGCCTTGAAGATATCGTGGTGATCACCGATGAAGGCTACGAATCCCTGAATACGAGCCCCCGGGAACTTAGATAA
- a CDS encoding polyprenol monophosphomannose synthase, with translation MTAISDTTLVIIPTYNELENLPLITGRVRKAQPEVHILVVDDNSPDGTGDLADELAAKDEHIQVLHREGKGGLLGAYIAGFEWGLDRNYQVLCEMDADGSHAPEQLHLLLEEIDKGADLVIGSRYIPGGEVVNWPAKREYLSRLGNIYISLALGAGLSDMTAGYRAFRRELLEDLNFDEISKAGYIFQVDVAHRAVQAGYDVREVPITFTEREYGESKLDGSFVKDSLLEVTKWGAAHRAEQLRNLAAEAKAVASHFVKEAGASDLARKAGEARTFTANLADEAMRIGKHSIRDIRRKLGM, from the coding sequence GTGACTGCGATTTCTGACACCACTTTGGTGATCATCCCAACCTATAACGAGTTAGAGAACCTTCCTCTCATCACCGGGCGAGTTCGTAAGGCGCAGCCGGAGGTTCACATCCTCGTAGTGGACGATAATTCTCCGGACGGCACCGGCGACCTTGCCGATGAGCTCGCCGCAAAGGATGAGCACATTCAAGTTCTCCACCGCGAAGGCAAGGGTGGTCTGCTCGGCGCCTACATCGCCGGCTTCGAATGGGGCCTAGACCGCAATTACCAGGTGCTGTGCGAAATGGATGCGGACGGTTCCCACGCTCCTGAGCAGCTGCACTTGTTGCTTGAAGAGATTGACAAGGGTGCAGATCTAGTCATCGGCTCCCGCTACATCCCGGGCGGGGAGGTGGTTAACTGGCCGGCCAAGCGCGAATACCTCTCCCGCCTAGGAAATATCTATATCTCGCTGGCTCTGGGCGCCGGATTATCGGATATGACCGCAGGATATCGCGCATTCCGCCGCGAACTTTTAGAGGATCTTAACTTTGATGAGATTTCCAAGGCCGGCTACATTTTCCAGGTAGACGTGGCCCACCGTGCCGTGCAGGCCGGCTACGATGTGCGTGAGGTGCCGATTACCTTCACCGAGCGGGAGTATGGAGAGTCTAAGCTCGACGGTTCATTCGTGAAGGATTCCCTCCTCGAGGTCACAAAGTGGGGCGCAGCCCATCGGGCCGAACAACTGAGGAACCTTGCAGCTGAGGCCAAGGCCGTCGCATCGCATTTCGTGAAGGAAGCCGGCGCTTCGGATCTTGCCCGCAAGGCGGGGGAGGCCCGCACCTTTACCGCCAACCTGGCCGATGAAGCGATGCGCATCGGCAAGCACAGCATCCGTGATATTCGCCGTAAGCTCGGAATGTAA
- a CDS encoding DEAD/DEAH box helicase yields the protein MTHSFLEEFSSTLPYALDDFQLEGCAAVEAGHGVLVCAPTGAGKTIVGEFAVALALSRGTKCFYTTPIKALSNQKYHDLCSVHGEEAVGLLTGDVSINSQAEIVVMTTEVLRNMIYAGSSSLDRLTHVVMDEIHFLADASRGAVWEEVILNLDESVNVIGLSATVSNSEEFGDWLTAVRGDTKVIVSEHRPVPLDQWMMLGRKIYPLFEPQSGGRVNTELARRIQRLEAGDSDDGRADYSSNRAGFRSRSRHKDGGSDRNSARGRSGFSRPQDRYRPLGRPEVLKVLQGMNMLPAITFIFSRAGCDGALYQCLRSRMVLTTEEEAARIKEIIDAGVEGIPEDDLLVLNFTQWREALSRGFAAHHAGMLPAFRHIVEDLFVQGLVRAVFATETLALGINMPARTVILEKLVKFNGEAHVDLTPGQYTQLTGRAGRRGIDTIGNAVVLWAPAMDPRAVAGLASTRTYPLVSTFEPGYNMAINLLGMVGFDESLRLLERSFAQFQADGSVVEEAREVERARHRVNELRSQLHEAIEALAPPTTDGLDPVAAVTEYMELRRELSDEEKKSKHNSVAQRQQEVTSVLAKLRVGDVIAIAQRKAPILAVVTTAAKQSADPRPWVTTEDGWSGRIDATGIENPPIVVGTMRLPRPVQKNPRRNIKFVRDSFKRNNYPRPKKMRQSPRVRPSKKVGRLRDELRAHPVHSWPATDREQLARLAQKLIRRERELARLAKTVETARDTLGRTFERIVDLLSEMNYVEFEGAGTERRPVITDEGQRLALIHNDTDLLVAQCLRRGIWNDLDPAELAGVVSLCCFENRKNTGGQPEAATDRMADAMSATWRIYTELVADERRHQLPLTREPEAGFALAIHQWAAGAPLAYCMAAAGESGAELTPGDFVRWCRQVIDLLQQVAKTGYTEEIKTNARRAIDAIQRGVVAIGA from the coding sequence ATGACGCATTCTTTTCTGGAAGAGTTTTCATCGACTCTGCCGTACGCCCTTGATGACTTTCAGCTTGAGGGCTGCGCAGCGGTAGAAGCGGGACACGGTGTGCTGGTTTGCGCGCCCACTGGCGCGGGCAAGACCATCGTCGGCGAATTCGCCGTAGCGCTGGCGCTCTCACGGGGCACAAAGTGCTTTTACACCACGCCAATTAAGGCGCTGAGCAACCAGAAGTACCATGACCTGTGCTCGGTGCATGGTGAAGAAGCGGTGGGGCTTTTGACTGGGGATGTGTCCATCAATTCCCAGGCCGAGATTGTGGTCATGACCACCGAGGTACTTCGCAACATGATCTACGCGGGCTCCTCCAGCCTTGATCGCCTAACCCACGTGGTAATGGACGAAATTCACTTCCTCGCTGACGCCTCACGCGGCGCGGTGTGGGAGGAGGTCATTCTCAACCTGGATGAATCGGTCAACGTCATCGGTTTGTCCGCTACCGTGTCCAATTCCGAGGAATTTGGAGATTGGCTCACCGCGGTTCGCGGTGACACCAAGGTGATCGTTTCCGAGCACCGGCCGGTGCCGTTGGATCAGTGGATGATGCTTGGGCGCAAGATCTACCCGCTGTTTGAGCCGCAGTCCGGCGGGCGCGTCAACACTGAGCTGGCTAGGCGCATCCAGCGCTTAGAGGCGGGCGATAGCGACGATGGGCGAGCCGATTACTCAAGCAATAGGGCCGGTTTCAGGTCCCGCTCCAGGCACAAAGACGGAGGAAGCGACCGGAATTCGGCACGTGGGCGCTCGGGTTTCTCGCGTCCCCAGGACCGCTACCGTCCGCTCGGAAGGCCCGAGGTGCTCAAGGTATTGCAGGGCATGAATATGCTGCCTGCCATTACTTTTATCTTCTCCCGCGCCGGATGTGACGGCGCGCTCTACCAGTGCTTGCGTTCACGGATGGTCTTGACCACGGAGGAAGAAGCAGCGCGCATTAAAGAAATTATCGACGCCGGTGTAGAGGGCATCCCAGAAGATGACCTTCTGGTGCTGAACTTTACCCAGTGGCGCGAGGCACTTTCACGCGGATTCGCTGCGCACCATGCGGGCATGCTTCCCGCATTCCGCCATATTGTTGAAGATTTGTTCGTGCAGGGCTTGGTACGCGCGGTGTTCGCCACCGAAACCCTGGCCTTGGGGATCAACATGCCGGCACGCACCGTGATCCTAGAAAAGCTCGTCAAATTCAACGGCGAGGCTCACGTAGATCTGACACCCGGCCAATACACGCAGCTGACGGGCCGTGCGGGAAGGCGCGGAATCGATACGATTGGTAATGCCGTAGTGCTGTGGGCCCCTGCGATGGATCCTCGCGCGGTGGCGGGACTGGCGTCGACGCGCACCTATCCGTTGGTTTCCACCTTTGAACCGGGCTACAACATGGCCATCAACTTGTTGGGCATGGTGGGCTTCGATGAATCTCTGAGGCTGCTTGAGCGTTCTTTCGCTCAGTTCCAGGCGGACGGTTCCGTCGTGGAAGAAGCCCGCGAGGTGGAACGCGCCCGGCATCGCGTCAACGAGCTGCGTAGCCAACTCCATGAGGCTATCGAGGCGTTGGCCCCGCCAACCACTGATGGCCTCGATCCGGTTGCAGCGGTCACGGAGTACATGGAGCTGCGACGGGAGCTTAGTGATGAAGAAAAGAAATCCAAGCACAACTCCGTTGCGCAGCGCCAACAGGAGGTTACATCGGTTCTCGCAAAGCTGCGGGTTGGTGATGTAATCGCTATTGCCCAGCGAAAGGCGCCGATACTGGCTGTTGTGACCACCGCGGCGAAGCAGTCCGCGGATCCACGCCCATGGGTCACCACCGAAGATGGCTGGTCCGGCCGCATAGATGCGACCGGAATAGAAAACCCACCGATCGTGGTGGGCACGATGCGCCTGCCACGCCCCGTGCAAAAGAACCCGCGACGAAACATTAAATTCGTGCGTGATTCATTCAAACGCAACAACTATCCCCGGCCGAAGAAGATGCGGCAGAGCCCGCGCGTGCGGCCCAGCAAGAAGGTTGGACGTTTGCGCGATGAGCTGCGCGCGCATCCTGTGCATTCGTGGCCAGCGACTGATCGTGAGCAACTAGCCCGCTTGGCGCAAAAGCTCATTCGGCGTGAGAGGGAACTAGCCCGCCTGGCCAAGACGGTGGAAACGGCTCGGGATACGCTGGGCCGGACCTTTGAGCGCATTGTGGATTTGCTCTCCGAAATGAATTACGTCGAGTTCGAGGGCGCGGGTACCGAGCGCAGACCAGTGATTACGGACGAGGGTCAGCGCTTAGCCCTTATCCATAACGATACTGACTTGCTGGTGGCCCAGTGCCTTCGCCGTGGAATCTGGAATGATTTGGACCCGGCCGAACTGGCCGGGGTGGTCTCTTTGTGCTGCTTCGAAAACCGGAAAAACACTGGGGGTCAGCCGGAGGCGGCCACGGATAGGATGGCTGATGCGATGAGCGCGACGTGGCGCATCTACACGGAACTCGTTGCCGACGAACGCCGTCATCAGCTTCCGCTAACCCGTGAACCCGAGGCCGGTTTTGCCTTAGCCATCCACCAGTGGGCGGCGGGTGCGCCGCTGGCGTACTGCATGGCGGCGGCAGGGGAGTCTGGCGCTGAGCTTACCCCGGGCGATTTTGTGCGCTGGTGCCGGCAGGTCATCGATCTGCTCCAACAGGTAGCAAAGACCGGTTACACAGAAGAAATTAAGACCAATGCCCGCAGGGCTATCGATGCCATCCAGCGCGGCGTTGTTGCCATAGGAGCCTAG
- a CDS encoding FxsA family protein, whose protein sequence is MPLVLFFAYFFLETLTFWAVSQWIGVGWALVALFATMFFGMSLAMFEVRRMMSSKVVKAEDGALYMQDSTPGKTAGNVGLTIAGGVLLSLPGFLSTVVGALLIFPPTRALFRAMATISIFRSVERLGVRMYEHSPMSQHHANYGSFNAPQGDADNPQGDAYRAQQSRWPSQPEGDPLVIDEEEIRRWSESLDPKDFGDGGSSGNKDASGE, encoded by the coding sequence ATGCCTCTAGTGTTGTTCTTTGCCTATTTCTTCCTAGAAACCCTGACGTTTTGGGCCGTGTCTCAGTGGATTGGCGTGGGCTGGGCTTTAGTAGCCCTATTCGCCACGATGTTCTTTGGCATGTCTCTGGCGATGTTTGAGGTGCGAAGGATGATGTCTTCAAAGGTGGTCAAGGCTGAAGATGGCGCCCTGTACATGCAAGATTCCACCCCGGGTAAGACGGCGGGCAATGTGGGGCTGACCATCGCCGGTGGCGTTTTATTGTCGCTTCCGGGATTCCTTTCGACGGTTGTGGGCGCGCTGCTCATTTTCCCGCCCACACGTGCCCTGTTCCGGGCTATGGCTACCATTTCCATTTTCCGTTCCGTGGAGAGGCTTGGCGTTCGCATGTATGAGCATTCCCCAATGTCTCAGCACCATGCCAATTACGGTAGCTTCAATGCGCCCCAGGGTGATGCCGATAATCCCCAGGGGGACGCCTATCGTGCTCAGCAATCTCGCTGGCCTAGCCAGCCCGAGGGCGATCCATTGGTCATTGATGAGGAGGAAATCCGCCGGTGGTCGGAGAGCCTAGATCCAAAGGATTTCGGTGATGGTGGCAGTTCAGGTAACAAGGACGCCTCTGGGGAATAA
- a CDS encoding SDR family oxidoreductase: protein MSENSDGGAPKHRRNAGAVLILGARSDIGGEIALRLSPGRPVVLAARGDKSLDTVTRRLKEAGATEVYFVDFDAAECHSHRAVVDEAQRLAGEITTAVVCFGILGDQGKAERDEAHAAKIAHIDYAAQVSMLTVLADVMQCGHIVAFSSIAGWRARRANYVYGSTKAGLDAFCQGLADRLHGSPLALITARPGFVIGSMTNGMKPAPLSVTPDVVADAVVEAMLRVDAKNNPRSVTLWIPGPLRVLAYVMRMVPRPIWRHMPR from the coding sequence ATGAGTGAAAATTCTGATGGAGGCGCGCCTAAGCACCGCCGAAACGCCGGTGCCGTGCTCATTCTCGGTGCGCGCAGCGATATTGGCGGAGAAATTGCCCTGCGCCTTAGCCCCGGGCGTCCGGTGGTCCTGGCGGCCCGAGGAGACAAGTCCCTTGACACCGTCACGCGGCGGCTCAAGGAGGCCGGCGCTACGGAGGTCTATTTCGTAGATTTTGATGCCGCGGAATGCCACAGCCACCGTGCGGTTGTTGACGAAGCTCAACGGCTCGCGGGTGAAATAACGACGGCCGTGGTGTGCTTCGGCATTCTCGGCGATCAGGGCAAAGCCGAACGGGACGAAGCCCATGCAGCGAAGATTGCGCATATCGATTACGCGGCGCAGGTTTCCATGCTTACCGTCCTTGCGGATGTCATGCAGTGCGGCCACATCGTTGCTTTTTCATCTATCGCCGGATGGCGGGCCCGGCGCGCAAACTATGTCTACGGTTCCACTAAGGCGGGGTTAGATGCCTTTTGCCAGGGCTTAGCGGACCGGCTTCATGGATCACCCCTAGCTCTGATTACCGCACGCCCGGGGTTCGTGATTGGTTCTATGACCAACGGAATGAAGCCTGCACCGCTATCGGTCACCCCAGACGTGGTGGCGGATGCGGTAGTCGAGGCGATGTTGAGGGTCGATGCTAAAAATAATCCGCGTAGTGTGACGCTTTGGATTCCCGGCCCGCTGCGAGTCTTGGCTTACGTCATGCGGATGGTGCCCCGCCCAATCTGGCGGCACATGCCGCGGTAG
- the lnt gene encoding apolipoprotein N-acyltransferase encodes MTLLVRFLWAALSGAVTFFSYAPAGVWPAGFVGIAGLYAVLTPWGGRHLRWWQGALLAACHSFVLYLLLLPWIGELVGAFPYIALAVSMSLYALLTGIGGVMIGRWRYGFVAFPLFYVAIEMLRSSVPFGGFSWIRLAWGQIEGPLAWLAPWGGPALITAATAFIGCGFVGLYKRGSGPKIVGAVLVAVPLGFAVLAGQGVNNPVHETGSVKAAAVQGNVPRMGLDFAAQRMAVLNNHVKVSHQLARDHEDLDFAIWPENSSDVNPFRNPDARRSIEGAVDAIGAPVLVGTLTYDEVGARNTMQVFNPGGKVGDHHFKKYLQPFGETMPMREFFSHFSPYVERAGDFKAGDGPGTVRMGDTVVGVATCYEVAFDNAFRSSIANGAQILATPTNNATFGYSNMTFQQLAMSRLRALETDRAVIVAATSGVSAIVLPDGTISQQTGIFEPKYLVERLPLKDSVTFAVRHGNTVQWVLVIAGVILALLALVKNRLPRRELQAEQPKPVGNG; translated from the coding sequence ATGACACTCTTAGTTCGTTTCTTGTGGGCGGCACTGTCGGGTGCCGTCACTTTCTTTTCGTACGCCCCCGCGGGAGTGTGGCCGGCGGGCTTCGTGGGAATCGCGGGTTTGTATGCGGTCCTGACGCCGTGGGGTGGGCGGCACCTTCGCTGGTGGCAGGGCGCCTTGCTCGCCGCTTGCCACTCGTTCGTCCTCTACCTCCTTTTGTTGCCGTGGATTGGCGAGCTTGTAGGCGCGTTCCCTTACATAGCCCTTGCCGTCTCCATGAGCCTGTATGCCTTGCTCACCGGCATCGGTGGTGTGATGATAGGGCGCTGGCGCTATGGATTTGTAGCCTTCCCCTTGTTTTATGTCGCCATCGAGATGCTGCGGTCTTCGGTACCTTTTGGCGGGTTCTCCTGGATCCGGCTGGCGTGGGGACAGATTGAAGGCCCACTCGCCTGGCTGGCGCCGTGGGGCGGGCCAGCGCTCATTACCGCCGCAACCGCGTTCATTGGTTGCGGCTTCGTAGGGCTTTATAAGCGGGGGAGTGGACCTAAAATAGTGGGTGCCGTTCTGGTTGCCGTGCCGCTTGGCTTCGCGGTTCTCGCAGGGCAAGGTGTCAATAATCCGGTGCATGAGACCGGTTCCGTGAAGGCCGCCGCGGTCCAAGGAAATGTACCCCGTATGGGCCTCGACTTCGCGGCCCAACGTATGGCGGTCCTGAATAATCACGTCAAGGTGAGTCATCAGCTAGCCAGGGACCACGAGGACCTCGATTTCGCCATTTGGCCAGAGAATTCTTCCGACGTAAATCCCTTCCGAAACCCGGACGCCCGGCGGTCAATTGAAGGGGCCGTGGATGCAATCGGCGCGCCGGTATTGGTGGGAACCCTCACCTATGATGAAGTGGGCGCCCGCAATACGATGCAGGTCTTTAACCCCGGCGGAAAAGTGGGGGATCATCACTTCAAGAAATACCTTCAACCCTTCGGTGAGACCATGCCGATGCGCGAATTCTTCAGCCACTTTTCGCCGTATGTTGAACGCGCGGGAGACTTTAAGGCGGGAGACGGTCCAGGAACCGTAAGAATGGGCGATACGGTCGTGGGCGTCGCAACGTGCTACGAGGTAGCCTTTGACAACGCGTTTCGTAGTTCCATCGCCAACGGTGCCCAGATTCTTGCTACGCCAACAAACAATGCGACCTTTGGCTATTCGAATATGACCTTCCAGCAATTGGCCATGTCGCGCCTGCGTGCGCTGGAGACTGATAGGGCGGTGATCGTGGCCGCCACCTCGGGAGTTTCCGCCATAGTGCTCCCCGACGGAACGATCAGCCAGCAGACGGGGATATTCGAGCCCAAATACCTGGTAGAGCGGCTACCCCTTAAAGATTCTGTGACCTTCGCCGTGCGCCACGGGAATACGGTGCAGTGGGTTCTGGTGATAGCTGGCGTGATTTTAGCGCTGTTAGCGCTGGTGAAAAATCGCCTGCCACGGCGAGAACTGCAGGCCGAGCAACCTAAACCAGTCGGGAACGGTTAA
- a CDS encoding cobalamin biosynthesis protein — protein MKASRIHFTNIQAEHVAVADSEDQPVGNPQSAFIHPAGGVVTGETWTKLANLARECADGRLYIHYHSTIELRGIRNPDAVLTTLKDATGTVAPMALTASPLSVQARELAEHLAEQMDEAAFAAEETIGIDGGAGDVLAARPHVAFQITDPKHVEMAVNGRLTGKTLSTAELTERFAQLVSEAGPTSSRVELPDLSDEQRHLHVPIGWLAEHTEPGTVDLGAGIYQGILPVEIAELFGHADLKTTVTPWRGVVIHDLGEGEADAVLRVLAPRGLLFDINSPHLRK, from the coding sequence ATGAAAGCATCGCGCATCCACTTCACAAATATCCAGGCCGAACACGTGGCGGTGGCGGACTCCGAGGACCAACCCGTTGGCAACCCCCAATCCGCGTTCATCCACCCGGCTGGTGGCGTTGTGACGGGCGAAACATGGACGAAGCTTGCGAACTTAGCCCGAGAATGCGCCGATGGCCGCCTCTATATTCATTACCATTCCACCATCGAGCTGCGGGGAATACGCAATCCCGATGCCGTTCTTACTACGCTCAAAGACGCAACCGGCACCGTTGCCCCTATGGCGCTGACCGCCTCCCCCCTATCCGTTCAAGCGCGGGAGCTTGCCGAGCACCTCGCGGAACAAATGGACGAAGCGGCTTTTGCAGCGGAGGAAACCATAGGCATCGATGGTGGCGCGGGTGACGTTCTAGCCGCCAGGCCTCACGTGGCGTTCCAGATAACCGACCCCAAGCACGTGGAAATGGCCGTGAATGGCCGGCTCACCGGGAAAACACTTTCCACTGCGGAGCTCACTGAACGGTTCGCGCAATTGGTTTCAGAGGCCGGCCCCACTTCAAGCCGCGTGGAGCTACCAGATCTGAGTGATGAGCAGCGCCACCTCCACGTGCCTATTGGTTGGCTAGCTGAGCACACCGAGCCCGGGACAGTAGACCTAGGCGCCGGAATTTACCAAGGAATACTGCCCGTTGAAATAGCGGAACTATTCGGCCATGCAGACCTGAAAACCACCGTCACGCCATGGCGCGGCGTGGTCATCCACGATCTCGGGGAGGGGGAAGCCGACGCGGTCCTGCGTGTTCTAGCCCCGCGCGGGCTGCTCTTCGACATCAATTCCCCGCACCTGAGGAAATAA